One part of the Nematostella vectensis chromosome 8, jaNemVect1.1, whole genome shotgun sequence genome encodes these proteins:
- the LOC5507973 gene encoding protein cab-1 → MNSAFFLFLLNLSLITGYEYDRGSVQCSVKSCLLANRRPCEYGQNFCGPCLNGYSQDGNECIKTTPLNEELEVSPGAEDGSEISTIFDHSSTLEPLISETVPYSPTDDFNTPTSAPATGVDEQENSQESNQKSNQNNAKSDGKGKEDTHTSHPSKNNNIKKLKNGAKSTAKDESLKRLKPKKDQVLEAKRKEDSEKKRDEVKLNKFLAEREENGNVDGSLESESGETNLQVNSSAIPPPFILKKKVGKVDRSELDDIYFLFIVIGCSVAGIAGLALAGYCWYKLHTTAKAVSETEYTGYGLKGSTKHPPPTQGDQKLDYSAEMYHYQQTKSQLAAMEKAGTVTPKGGALDDDDDENSDEGDEGDYTVYECPGLAPTGDMTVVNPMFSDQEAVGSDQDANGDRSGHSSPVAPRHASKPP, encoded by the exons ATGAATTCGGCTTTTTTCCTCTTCCTTCTCAATCTTTCCCTTATAACTGGATACGAGTATGACAGAG GTAGTGTGCAGTGTTCGGTAAAATCATGCTTGCTGGCTAACAGGAGGCCGTGTGAATATGGCCAAAACTTCTGCGGTCCCTGCCTCAATGGATATTCTCAAGATGGCAACGAATGTATCA AAACTACACCATTAAATGAGGAATTGGAAGTAAGCCCAGGCGCAGAAGATGGCAGCGAAATCTCCACCATTTTCGACCATTCGTCAACCTTAGAGCCCCTTATTTCAGAGACCGTGCCATACTCCCCCACTGATGATTTTAATACCCCTACATCTGCTCCTGCAACAGGGGTAGATGAACAAGAAAATTCCCAAGAATCAAACCAGAAATCAAACCAAAATAATGCTAAATCAGATGGGAAAGGCAAGGAAGACACGCACACTTCCCACCcatcaaaaaataataatataaaaaagttGAAGAATGGAGCAAAATCCACTGCCAAGGATGAAAGCCTGAAAAGATTGAAACCAAAGAAAGATCAAGTTCTAGAGGCAAAACGAAAGGAAGATTCAGAGAAAAAGAGAGATGAAGTGAAATTGAATAAATTTCTTGCAGAACGGGAGGAGAATGGAAATGTGGATGGAAGTCTGGAATCAGAGAGTGGGGAGACAAATTTACAAGTGAATTCCTCAGCCATCCCTCCTCCTTTCATTCTTAAGAAGAAAGTGGGCAAGGTAGACCGCTCTGAGCTGGACGACATCTATTTCTTAT TTATTGTGATTGGTTGTAGTGTAGCAGGCATCGCAGGGCTCGCACTGGCTGGATACTGTTGGTACAA ACTTCACACTACGGCAAAGGCTGTCAGTGAGACAGAGTACACAGGCTATGGACTAAAGGGATCTACAAAGCACCCGCCACCAACACAG GGTGACCAGAAGTTAGACTACAGTGCGGAGATGTACCATTATCAACAGACCAAGAGCCAGCTAGCAGCTATGGAGAA GGCGGGGACAGTTACACCCAAAGGTGGAGCGCtggatgatgacgatgatgagaATAGCGATGAGGGTGATGAAGGGGACTACACCGTCTATGAGTGTCCAGGTCTAGCGCCG ACTGGAGACATGACGGTCGTCAACCCAATGTTCAGTGATCAAGAAGCTGTAGGGAGTGACCAAGATGCAAATGGTGATCGGAGTGGGCATAGTTCACCTGTAGCCCCCCGGCATGCAAGTAAACCGCCTTAA